ACTGGCGTGAAAAAGCACTCAGGAGCGCAGGAATCTGGGCGCATCAGCGCGGCGACTCGCCTAACTCGGTTAAGAAAATGCAAACCGCTTCCCCTATCTTTCCAGAGTCGGCGGGTCCCTTTTAAAGGGGGACAAAAACTGCCGGTCGGGCACAAATTGAGCATTCCAGCCCGATGCGCGCCTACGGCGACGTCTGTGGCCTCGCGTGTGAGCACGGATTACATTTTAAACCGGGACTGCAACTACGCCACGACCAGGGCTCAGATTTAAAGATCTTCATTGACGGTGTTTCAATAAAGTTGTGCTTGTATCAAGTGAGgcagactgtgctgtactgttaCATGTGAGGGCCATTTATTCATGTATCTTCAGTGATTTTTGTGCCACTGTTAGCTCATAGGCGCGTGCCCTGTTTTGAGGTGCATGCATGTCAGCACGCCAGGCCCTGTTCACAGAGCTGACGGCCCCTCTGGTCTCCCTGCAGCCGCTGCCTGCGAGTTTGCCGACATCGTGGTGCTGCTCCTCCAGGCCGGAGCGGACCCCTCCATCGCGGATCAGGAGGGCTGCTTACCCGAGGAGGTGACTGACTGCAGGGTCATCTCCGCGCTGCTGCGCCAGCACACCGCCTCCAAAGGCAACACGGAGGAGGTCCGCACCTCCCAGCACCTCCCCGACGCTCCTTCCGCCTCTCCCAGAACACAGTGAAACGATGAAACGATCACCACCCTGCTACATCAGAACTAGGCATCCGTCCACAGATGCCGGATGAATAATGGTAAATATATGCGCTGCATATTAatcaaacactgaaattaattaaaacactgaaaactgaGAATAAATGGCTtcgccttttctttttttggcctccgtaattatatataaaaataggcgTACTATATTTATGAATTATATCTACATATGTCACGCCCTTCTTGACTTTGATGGCATTTGATTGGATTGTACTCTTCTCTGTTCTCTTCAGCTCTCACGTTTTACATCTTCACATCACGATGAGTGAGGATCAAGCCCTTCTGTTACTTCTTATACCCTGAATTCACTATTGAGTTTATCAGCATTGAGTCAGTAGGTTTATCAGCAATCGAGTCAgtggggttttctttttgagaCAATTCAAGGTCACTCATTGTTTCATCATCTGACCCAGATTTTTCATAGCACAGCTGTTTTcagagaaaattattattgttgttgcttaGTGACCACAccatttcttcaaaaataagTGCTTGTTGGTTTCATGTTAAACAGATTCGTAGTAGTGATCTTTAAACCATAGAAGATGAACCTGCGGCATTTCCAGGTATATATGTAACAAAGGTACTACACCCACTGGGAATGGACACAAGCGTGCCCTGCTCTGTAGCAGCAGCCTAATGGTGTGTACCAGAGGCAACTCGGTACTTTGCTGTGCCCATTGAGTGATTACATGTTCCCGATTATGTTACCTGTCTATTGGCTGAGTGGCGTGGGTGCATTTCACACCTGAATACCTGCTACCTGCTTGGGGTGCACCAGCAGGTACACCCTAATGCCACAGAGCCCCATATGACCAGCAAGTCCAATAATGGCCGTTTCACTTCGCTGTTCCTGTAGAGAATGTAGGTCCTATGAAGCAGACGGGAGTTATATGAAGAAAAACTACTGGTTGACAGCCTCCTCTTTGTGTGCAACGCATGACCAACAGGGCAAAGAGGGTGTCTGAACGCTTGGACCCTGAATGAGCCCTTCCAGATTGTCTGCCTCTAATACTATTTTCCAGGGATCCCCAAAATACCCACATATTGCATATTATGACACTTAATGTATATTTGGATGTTTTCCAAATAGCCAACACATGGGCTGCTCGTAAATCTGCTCCGGTTTCTCCCAAAAGCCCATCAGATCAGAGCCAGAGTcttgccacccccccaccccacacccccccacccccccccccccctccacccctagcagatgaaaaaaatttaaatctggATCTCCGGTCTTAACTACAGCTTGATAAAGAAGCTAATGCACATTTGACCAAACAATGGGGACATGCTGTAATCCCTCCTCCCTCAAAATCTCCATTAATATGAGGCATTAAGTAAAAAGAACCTGTCAGCTGCTGTCAGTCTGCTGCGGAACTCTGGGAGCCACAAAAACACTTCTGTCAGGAGCGGCGTTTTGACCGTCTGTGGGAATGCACCCCTGTTCCTCTCTTTTTAGACATTCTCCACGCAACCCCCATGGTGCGGGAATTATTCAATTGGTGTATTTCACAAGGCCGTTTctccccccccgacccccccacccccatttcagcAATTTCTTAAATCCCCTTTGGGGTGGGAGCAGCAGCCGGTGACGGCATCCTCCCCAGGCATGTCTGCACGACTGTGACACTAAGCCCATTATGTTTCCATTATGTCCCTCAATTTTCCCTGTGCTTTTCACTTCTGACACCGGCTCTGCTCGAACCCGCGTCCCATATCACTCCAGCCTCCTTTACTTAACgtttatgcatttttacaaGTGGCCTGGCTCTCTCGCTGGTTCATAACACCATTAGAGACAGATGGCTGCGGTTTGTAACAGGGATGAGTGGGTGcactctccttcctctctctctctctctctctttcagggtAAAAGCAATGGCATGCCATTGTATTGGACCGTGCTTAATGCAATCCTTTACTGTCCGCTGCAGTGTTGCCGGGAATTCAACCGCGAATGAAAATCCCCGCTGTTGAAATTAATCCCTCTAATATCTCCATGAGGTCTCTGCATGGCTCAAGTCTCAACGGCAAAGTCCAGCATTTAATGCATAATAAACAAGCATTTCAGTCTGCTGACACTTACATCTAAAGTATTTACACAAATTCTGGAACCTACTGTTTATGGCTGCCATGTGTAGTCTAGATTTGCATAACTGCCATCAACAAAGAGCAATAAAACACTGTCCCGCCTGGGCTCACAAAATCTCTGATTATACTGGCGATGTCTAGTAGAACAACCATCCCTCAGTGCTACGGATGGGCTTCCGGAATGAAGAGGGTGATTAAACCAAAGCTTCGATTTCAGCTTTTCGTAACgcaatatgaaattaaaatgcaaaggcAGTCACTGCACACAGTATTACTCAAGGTTTTTCTTTCAGGAAAAGTTGTGACAGAACAGGCGCTGGTTTTGATTGAGTCAACTCTAAAGCCAAATGTCACCGTGTCAGACAATGTTGAGCACAGATAAATAATTGCCGCAGGAACACTCATGTGGAAGTTTGATTGAGTTAAGATTTAACTGTGGGTCTATTTGCATATTAATGTGTTCGCTCTGGCAGGAGGTATGTAAAGTTGTTTCCTTCAGGAAGTTTGTAATAAAAGCTTCCGATCAATGAAAATGGccatttgtgcttgtgtttgtcaTCTTAGCAAAAGCAACAGTGCAGGAATTTCCCAGATTTATTTGTATACTAGTGCTGTAAGTGGTGTGTAAATTATCCTAACTGTCTTTGTCGCTGTTTATCTTTGTAAGGCTGCACTATTAAAGGCTATCCATTAATGGCCATGGCTTGTCCAATCAATGGCAGAAAGGAATCGACTTGTTtcgtggcattttttttttcacaaacacgcacgttATACTGAACTGATGTAATTTTTTCGCGACTGATTCAGCGAAAAACAACGACCACAAATCAACCGCGGCTAATCTGCATGCAAGTACAGCACACTCCAGTTTTTTCCTACTTTGATTAGAGAAAAATGGAATTCCCCAACATCTCATGTACAATTAAATACCAGATTTGACGTGGTCAACctcacacatttacatgcaaaatATACcgttaaacatgaaaaataagaaagtgaTGGGCGGCTCACTCTCTGCCCATGTACACGTTCACAGATACGACTGATTCCCTGCCGTAGTACTGCCTGTACTGTTATCCCAGCTCTATCCGTAAGCTTCTCTGCATAATGcccaaaaaatataaacagagaGGCAAACTGTCCACTCtctctataaaaaataaaaaaatgaataatgacaCTTATACAGTTTAAAGCCTACACTGAATATATTCGACTCAAATGGTGTATGTTTTAATATGGGTCTACATTCATATGAGAGGAATAAATATTCCATCCTTGTAGTTTAAACTGCCATATTCATACCATGTGAAGTGgagctttctctctcccatggCCACAAAGCATATTTATccatgtttcacaaagcagtttACAATTAGTTAACAGTGAGGGGATAAAGAGAAGATTTGATTGTTTAAAACCACAATCTGGTGCGGTCTTTAGAAGCGAAGGGATCATCCATGGTAACAGCCCCAGCAGATGTGCTGCTTTTGCTccgttttttcctttttcattttttcccatgGACGCTCACAGAGGAAAGAACATACCACCACAATCAGTGCCTTTTCCCATTTTAATTACCAATACTTTGAAAAAAGTGCCTTGCAGGGTCTGCCGTCATATCGGATTGCACAGTGCTATTTGTTATAACAGAAAGGGGTGTTTCTCGAAGCTTAATGAAATGGCACCAAGAACAGCCACCAGGGACACCAGACAGACATGCAGCCACAGTAACCCAAAGACTGTTCAGCTTTATTTGCTCATATAGATTTTTGCTGTACACAGGTCATGCCGTCACACAGAAGGCATATACGAATAGATtcagtgctttctttttttttttcattttcaaagacaCATGGCAATAAATAGTGCTCATGAAACAAGACTCTCAACACCTTTTTGAAACTGTACAAAATTTACAACAATTAAGACTCCAAAGTTCTGAGGCAACAACGTTTGAAcagaaagtattttaaatatataatatatatttatatgcgtgtgtatgtatgtatgggtgtgtgtgtgtgtgtgtgtgtaagatagagagagagtgagggtgcatgtgtgtagtgtagtttagtgtcttttttttctttattttgtattttgttagcTGGCTTACTGTTCTATTTCTGGTTGCCCCAGCCGCATTACAGTCTGCCATTTGGCAAATGACTCTGAAAGAAACTCAAACTAACATAAAAACGCTGAACTCTTAATCTGGTATTGCGTTCATTGGCATTCCACAAATCTTCATTTATTTACCTCCGTGCTGAATTTCATATTATCCCTATCcaaacagtgactgtgacatgatgtctattttttttttttacttcctgctctttaaaaagttttctttaTGTACACTGGAGGTATGTTCTGATGCACCATGGAAGGCATTAAAATAATAGGTGACAGACAAAAATAGCAACACGACATGAGCATTACTAACAAACGTGGCTTATAACTGGTCAGAAGAGACATGGAGCCCCCAAGACGCTGGCTATTATATCATAACACACTATTAAAATAACATGACATCAGACCAATTAGCTGCGTTAGCATTACCAGCTTCTTATTCCCTTTTGTGTGTATTCATGAATATGTGTGTTATAACGTCGTACAATTATCTGCTGAGAAAGCCATTTGAGACCAGCCAAAATGTAACACTTTCTGAAGAATTCTCCTGACGATGATTCCTTTCTATATGACCATCAATGAgatgcagccttttttttttttttaacaaactgaCAACATTCATGGGAGGCTTTGATCGccactgttaaataaatgtgcatgcCTTGTGTGACTCTTTCATAATATTTCTGACCTACAGAAATAATCAATTTTGTTATACTGTTACGCTTTCATTAAAATCCACAGCTAGCCTAAGGTATTAAGAAATTTGGCAGTCCCAATGTTTTTAATCCCACGATAGACTGCGCTGAATCTCAGGATAATTTAATGTGCAAAAGCTACCTCCCGGCTTCACTGCtgcaagagagaggagaaactgCTCTCAAAAAGGCCGGGGACCCTCACAGAGCCCAGAAACCCACGGTGTTGTCTGGGGGGTGTCAGAGAAAACAGACACGGTGAGGCCTGTGTGCTCTTCtactctcctccctttcctctcactctgcctcAGCAGAGAGGACTCTGGGAGTATGAGGAACATCCTAGAATCATACACATGAGCTTTCGCCTCCGTTAAACCAGACAGCGATGGTATGCCAAAGGAACAACACAGAAGGTGAATCTGAGCAAGTCTGTTTAACAGGGCTCCCTCCCCCAGGACTCTGTAGCACTGTGGGTCTGTTGCGGGCCAGCCACAACTGTGCCTCTGGTTCAAAATAAGACTGTCCCAAAAAGCCAACACCCGATCCCAGTCAGGCTTCAGAGAACAGCTTGGTGTCAGACGTTCTCAAGACATCGATGTCTGCATTACCCCTCGTTTCCAGTTGTCAATGTTTAAAGACCTTTCATATACTGTAAGTCACAGCTGACAAACTGAGTGCATGATTCaagcctcctcctctcctggtgTTTTATAAATCTTCGTGAGTAAATTTTTGCCTTCTTTGACCATTGGAATTATGGGGTCAGGGATCACAGAAATGAATAGATAATGCAGTGTATGTAGCACAAACGGATGAACACCTGCTTAGATGTGTCAAGCCACAAACAATCACCGAATCACCTCCTATGCATTTGTGTTGATTCATTCAGGATAACAGTAGTTGATAAGTGCAACTTCCTGAAACAGCGGTCGTAGAATGAAACATTTAACTGCTGCTGTCTGCATTGTGCATTCATCTCTCTTCAATTTTGACTGTCTATGTGCAGAAGAGAAGTGTAAAGTGCATTGCCAATGAAAAGGCTTTGACATGAACGGCAATTGTTATCATTCAGAATCATGCAGAAGAGctcaaattttctttttctgtgcaaCTGTAACTGTGGTCCGAATAGCTCTGAAGGATGTTTTTTCTTGCCTGTGGGTTTGAAGATAACCCATCACCTTCACACACAAATCCATGCTGGAACTGTATAAATACAGTTTTAACAAGAAagaaaccaataaataaatgtaaaacagcGACAATTATGGCATCATTCCCCTGGTGCCCCCCCTGCCAGATCTGCCTGTACATCTGGCACCTTTCGGTGACCTCCtgcattctgtgacatcacttcctggcCACCTCCAGCCTAACTTCCACCATTTTGGTGTGGTGATGACAGGAGCAGTGGGCttctgcagtttgttttcagGGGGCTGGTGTGGCTGAAGCATGGTCTCCACACCctgcccccctttcccccttctCAGAAGACAAAACATCAGTTCTGGtaaaatagaaatgtaaaaagctcactttgtctgtttgtctttcctCTGTCTACTATGTGTACAGTGGGACCGCCACTCGGAGGCCTTAGAACTGGGAGTGGTCCATCTCATCCAgccaggaggcggggctggtGGGGAAGTCAGGGTACCCCGTGCTGCTCCCCGTGGAGAGGTCAGAGGTGGGCCCCCCCGCCATGGCCCTCAGAGCCTGGCCCACTCCGCCCTGCCCACCCTGCGCCATGATGCTGTCCATGGCGAAGCCCAGGTTGTTGAGCAGCGGGGTGTGGCCGGGCAGGGAGGCGATGGAGGACGGCGACTGGGGGAGGCCGTAGGGACTGCCCGCCCGCAAGTCATGGTAAGGCTGGCCGGCGCCATCCAGGGAGAAGCCCCCGTTTAGCAGGTTCCCGTTCCCCACGTCGCCAACGCTCCCGTACAGGCCGTTATTGTGGCCCAGGTCAGACAGGATCTGGTCctctgaggggagagagagagaggagataagTCAGTATGACAACACAAGGGTGTTTCCATATTGGGTCTTCCAGTGATCTGGAGAACATGCAGTTTGATCAGCTTTTTCTTTGGCATAAGACATGACAGCACATGCGCACTGTTAATGCTCCTGGAAACTCAATCCCTGCTTCAATCCATGTGAACTTTCATCAGCTCAGTAACTTCAGCAAACCGACACAATATGTGTTCAAGCACACTCAATTAAGTGCCCATGCTGAGGGGGCATTTGTCATGCAGATATAAAAATGGCACAGGTTTACAGAATTAGGTGATAATGGAATGGCCTCTTATTGGGGTTCGGCGCGCTGCGGGCAGAGCAGTTGTGATTTACCCTTAGCCCACACAAGAGGGGCTCCGCACGCCATGCTCAACATGTCTGCTCAGTCCCTCAAGTGTTCTTTCAATAGCGACAAAGCCCCAGAGCACTTTGCTGCTAATTGACCAAAAGCTCCGCCTGCTTTATAGAGTTTGTGCGGTGGCCTTTTCATTTCTTGTAAAAATGGCCTCCTTTTAAAAAGAAGCTTGAGATTTTTATGAGCCTCCCAAACACGTTTGCGAACGTCAAATAatcatcaacaaaaaaacatgttagtATCTAAAACCTGAAGGCTGAACCTAAaacctaaaacccagaacctGAGGCTGAAGGCTTCCTGTTCTATCAGGGGTTTCTGTTTGAAGGAAGTCCAGGAGAAATAAAATGGCGGCGGAGACAGGAGAGGAGTTTGGGCACTGACCCCTGAAGCTCAGCTCGCTGTCGCTCAGGCCTCCGTCCTCCGCCGAGCTCTCCTTCTCCGTCTTGCTGCCCCCCCGGCTGCGCTTCACCGTCTTGTAGAACTGGCCCCAGCGGTGCCGCCCGGCGTCCTTCTTCAGGCGCTTCTCCTTGGCGCGCCGGTTCTGGAACCAGACCTGCCATTacgggaggaggaagagcgcaGAGCTTCATCATGAAGATTTACGTAACCGGTCAAATCACTTTTTGGAGTGTGCTGAGTTGCTCAGAGGGTTAGTCTCCAGACATTATCTACCAGGAGTAATGTCCCACCACCTGGTAATGTCCGTGCAAATAAAGGACTGACTGGGACACcgtgcacaccccccccccccgcagcgaCCCCGCTGTCCCGggacacacctgcaccaccCTCATGTCCAGGCCCGTCTCGGAGGAGAGCTGCTCGCGCACGTGGCGGGCGGGCTTGGGCGAGTTCTTGTACGCGCTCTTCAGGGTCTCCAGCTGCTTGGCTGTGATGGTGGTCCGCGGTCGCTTAGCGCCTGCCTCAGAATCGTCTACGAGAGGAAAAGACCAAACGTCATTGCAGAAAAACCGAGCGTATGCACAGCCCataataatatttcagtaaagcaatgcattgttttcagaatgtttattttttttatttaaagaattatgaattatttccCTAAAATACAAATCCACataaatgaaattcattttgttgaGGGTTGACCTGTGACTGTTCAGTTCTATCTAATAAGCGTGGGAAAAGGACACAGAGTCAAGGTAATAATGGATGATAAAGAGCAGTGGAGAAGACTGGCCCAGCGGACAGGTCCACAGACCTCTCCTCAGCTCAAACTGAGTCTCTGCGGCTGCATGGGATATAAATCCCCCCTGGGGATGCCAGCAGTAGGGAGTTATTGGGACCCCACTAAAAATGTGCATTACATCACTTAACATAATCAATCACAGGGGCACGGAAATCTCCATAAATACAAAGCTGGGGCTTTCAGCATCAAATCCATGAAAGGTCGCGCCAACTTTAGATTTAATAACCAAGATGCTGAGACCCCACTGGGGTACTTTTATTGTGATATTGTTTATTCACTATTCCCCGGTCTCTTGTGA
This is a stretch of genomic DNA from Anguilla rostrata isolate EN2019 chromosome 4, ASM1855537v3, whole genome shotgun sequence. It encodes these proteins:
- the acbd6 gene encoding acyl-CoA-binding domain-containing protein 6 isoform X2 gives rise to the protein MIRVEEENIFDHCRENNIDNVTRAIDCKKVDVNIKDEEDGEGQTALHYAAACEFADIVVLLLQAGADPSIADQEGCLPEEVTDCRVISALLRQHTASKGNTEEVRTSQHLPDAPSASPRTQ
- the lhx4 gene encoding LIM/homeobox protein Lhx4 — protein: MMQSAAVLPTESPVKGLPEILGVPMQQIPHCAGCSQHILDKFILKVLDRHWHSKCLKCADCQALLADKCFSRAGNVYCKEDFFKRFGTKCASCQQGIPPTQVVRKAQDFVYHLHCFACVMCSRQLATGDEFYLMEDGRLVCKEDYETAKQNDDSEAGAKRPRTTITAKQLETLKSAYKNSPKPARHVREQLSSETGLDMRVVQVWFQNRRAKEKRLKKDAGRHRWGQFYKTVKRSRGGSKTEKESSAEDGGLSDSELSFREDQILSDLGHNNGLYGSVGDVGNGNLLNGGFSLDGAGQPYHDLRAGSPYGLPQSPSSIASLPGHTPLLNNLGFAMDSIMAQGGQGGVGQALRAMAGGPTSDLSTGSSTGYPDFPTSPASWLDEMDHSQF